The Crocosphaera subtropica ATCC 51142 genome includes a window with the following:
- the folP gene encoding dihydropteroate synthase: MNHLRIRDTIFDWGKRTYLMGILNVTPDSFSDGGDFNSLETALSQAKTMIHGGADIIDIGGQSTRPGAEEITLEEELKRVIPVIKRLRQDSSIPISIDTTRSIVAQAAIEAGADIVNDISGGSFDEKMFSMVAKLEVPIIIMHIRGTPKTMQQKTDYKDIIHEIIEWLNVQINQAIQAGINQHHIIIDPGIGFAKNYQQNLELLQNLSKFHRLTCPILVGVSRKSFIGHILNQKDPKKRVWGTAAACCGAIASKADILRVHDVAEMKDVVQVADEIWRK; this comes from the coding sequence ATGAATCATTTAAGGATTAGAGATACTATTTTTGACTGGGGAAAACGTACCTATTTGATGGGAATCTTAAATGTGACTCCCGATAGTTTTAGTGATGGAGGAGATTTTAATAGTCTCGAAACTGCTTTATCTCAAGCTAAAACAATGATTCATGGAGGTGCAGATATCATTGATATTGGTGGCCAGTCTACTCGTCCAGGGGCCGAAGAAATAACCCTAGAAGAAGAATTAAAACGAGTCATTCCTGTCATTAAACGATTACGTCAAGATAGTTCTATTCCTATTTCGATTGATACCACACGATCTATTGTAGCTCAAGCAGCTATTGAAGCAGGAGCGGATATAGTTAACGATATTTCAGGGGGAAGTTTTGATGAAAAAATGTTTTCAATGGTAGCCAAGTTAGAGGTTCCTATCATTATTATGCACATTCGAGGAACCCCAAAAACCATGCAACAAAAAACAGATTATAAGGATATAATTCATGAGATTATTGAATGGTTAAATGTTCAAATCAATCAAGCCATTCAAGCAGGTATTAATCAGCACCACATAATTATTGATCCTGGGATTGGCTTTGCTAAAAATTATCAACAAAATCTAGAATTATTACAAAATTTATCTAAGTTTCATCGTTTAACCTGTCCTATTTTAGTGGGAGTTTCTCGTAAAAGTTTTATTGGACATATTTTAAACCAAAAAGACCCCAAAAAAAGAGTATGGGGAACCGCAGCAGCTTGTTGTGGTGCGATCGCTTCTAAAGCCGATATTTTACGAGTCCATGATGTAGCAGAAATGAAAGATGTGGTTCAAGTTGCTGATGAAATTTGGCGGAAATAA
- the tpiA gene encoding triose-phosphate isomerase → MAVGKIIIAGNWKMHKTQGEALEFLTVLKSKVEETDEAREIVLCVPFTTLSILSKSLHGGKVRLGAQNIHWEDKGAYTGEISGPMLTELSVDYVVIGHSERRQYFGETDKTANLRVIAAQRHGLTPILCVGETKEQRDAGEAESVIINQLQKGLVDVDQSNLVIAYEPIWAIGTGDTCDATEANRIIRVIRDQLSNKNVTIQYGGSVKPNNIDEIMAQSDIDGALVGGASLDPVSFARIVNYQ, encoded by the coding sequence ATGGCTGTAGGAAAAATTATCATTGCAGGTAACTGGAAAATGCACAAAACTCAGGGTGAAGCCCTAGAGTTTTTGACGGTATTAAAATCAAAAGTAGAAGAGACAGATGAAGCCAGAGAAATTGTTCTCTGTGTCCCCTTTACCACCTTAAGCATCCTCTCAAAAAGTTTGCACGGAGGAAAAGTTCGTTTAGGGGCCCAAAATATTCACTGGGAAGATAAGGGAGCTTATACCGGTGAAATTTCAGGCCCGATGTTAACCGAGTTGAGTGTTGATTATGTGGTCATCGGCCATAGCGAACGTCGTCAATATTTTGGAGAAACAGACAAAACTGCCAATTTACGAGTGATTGCAGCCCAACGTCACGGTTTAACCCCTATCCTCTGCGTAGGAGAAACCAAAGAACAACGGGACGCAGGAGAAGCAGAAAGCGTTATTATTAATCAATTACAAAAAGGGTTAGTAGATGTGGATCAAAGCAACTTAGTCATTGCTTACGAACCTATCTGGGCCATTGGTACCGGAGATACCTGTGACGCAACAGAAGCTAACCGTATTATTCGTGTCATTCGTGATCAATTATCCAATAAAAATGTCACCATTCAATATGGTGGTTCTGTGAAACCGAATAATATTGACGAAATTATGGCCCAGTCTGATATTGATGGGGCTTTAGTTGGAGGGGCTAGTTTAGACCCTGTGAGTTTTGCCCGTATTGTTAATTATCAATAA